The Candidatus Aminicenantes bacterium genomic interval AAGGCTCCGGGAGTTTTTTTTTGTAAAAAATAGAAGCATAGTGCAGCAAAGGCAAGGGCATAAAAATTGGAAAGTGCAGCCATGGCCCAGACGAAACTATCGTACAGGGGCTGAAAAATCAAAAATATCGCTGGTGAGAAATAAAAAAATTTCTTTTCATCACAACGGTATATTCGGAAAATAATCCATATTAAAACAAAGATTGCCAAGTTGCCGATAAAAATCAGCCAGCGAAAATCGATTCTTCTGAAAATTTTCAGCATCGCCATCGAGACCATGCGATTGAACACCAATCGATGCTCATTATGTTGGGCAAACAAAATGCTTCCAACCTCAGTAAAATTCTGGGATTGGTACAATTGATTCATTGATCCCAGAATATTGTCATAATCATCGACCTGAGGAATGTCTACCGCATATTGGACGATGCTAAAAATGAAATAAATTACCACCAGGGCAGCGGCAAATTTCACCATCAGAACTTCATTCCCGAAGATTCTATCCCTGAACAACCAGCCGAAAAACAAGGTTAATAAAAGAATGATCGTTTCAGTTTCCAAAAGAATTTTATACCTGAAAAAGGCATTGCCAATGAGCAACAAGCCAAATAGGAGAGGGACAATGAGATTCCAGTCCAAAAATACGGGGCGGCTGATCGCTGCATGAGTCGCCAACCAATACCCCCAGAAGGACAACAGGAAAAACAGAAGAAATAAAAGTAATGCCCCCCATTTGTTTCGAATTCCAGAGTATCGGGAATTTTCAGCCGGGACAACATAGGCAGACAAGATGCCCCTGGAATAGCCATAGACATTTTTCAGACGGATCGTTTTTATGACTGTCGAATCCTGGCCCCTGATCCTGATTCGGAAGTAATTTGTGCCCGGGCAAAGCAAATTTGCAGGGATCATAAAAAAAAACCATTTTTTTTTGACCTGAAGCGAATTAATCTGAATTCCATTCAGGAAATAGTTTATAATTATTGGCTGATCCGGGATACGCTTCAAAATTGTTTCCACTATATATGCTTTTTGATCCACTTCATCTAAAAAAAACTCGCTTTGCGTAAAACCGGCCGAGTTCAAAGGTCCAATCTCGATTTTTTTTATTATTTTTCGAAAATCACGGGCCCAGACCAAGAAAAACATTGCACAGAAGATTAATCCAATCCCGAATGAATATGCCAGTGTCCATAAATTGTTTTTATTTATCTTGGTTCCCATAATCAATTCCTTCTTTCCAAGGAATTTTAAAGGAAATACGAATGCAGGTCAATTGATTAGGGTTTTATTTCTGTTGTCTCGGAAAACAAAAAGAAAAACTTGCTTTTTTGTTTTTTTTTAATTATAATTTTTTGCTTTTCAAAGGTGACCAAAATGACGACAAACTATCCAATTAAACGGTGCGCTATTTTGTTGCTTTCCCTGCTGGTCATTTCCGTTTCCGGTCTGCTCGTGGGTTTCCATCAGTCCAACCGGAACTACGAACGCTCGCTGGCCCATATCCGCTATCTGCAGGCCGGCCTGGGGGACTTGCACGGCCAGGTGGTGCAGATGGACGAGGAAGCGCGGCTCAATGAGCAGCGCTACGCCCGGATCGATTTCCTGGAATATCAGAACACGATTTTTCAGAAGAAATTTCCCGATTTTTCACAAATCGTCAACACTACCTATAATAAAAGCAAATTGTTCGGATTCCATCCCAACCTGATCATGGCGGTCATGCAGGTGGAGAGCGGCTACAACCCGCTGGCCCTTTCGGCCGTCGGCGCCTACGGCTTGATGCAGGTCCACTATGCGGTCTGGAAAGACGAGCTCAGGATCGACAAAAACAGGATCTTCGACATCGACTACAATATCGGGCTGGGGCTGAAAATATTGAAGCAATACTACGATCTTTCCAACGGCGACATCAGAAGGGCCCTGTTCCTGTACAACAACGGCTACAAATACCAAAATACCGGCTATTTGGCCAAGGTGAACAATTCGCTCTACAGCCAGGACCCGGAGATCGCCAAACGGATCGGCGTTAGCCAGTAAGAAAAGCGCCTGCCACCCTTCATTTCGCCCGCCCGTGGCTGTTTTGCCTGAAAAGGATAAAAAGCTGCCTGAAAAAAGCCAGGTATTCCGGCTGTTTGAAATCGGAGTATGTCCAGGGCAGGAACTCGAACTGCTTGTTTTTCAGGACGTATTCCAGGTGGGCGTAGATGCCGCCCCGCAAGGGGACGCGATGAAAGTGGTTCTTGCTGGTGGCGATAATCACGTTGGCGTCGGATAGATATCCCGGGTCCAGGTTGAGGGTTCTTTTTCCGGCGTTGAGGAATTTTTCTTCCAGCCGGTTGGTGAAGAACTTGATTTCCGGAAGTCTTTCCGGGTCCTGCAAGCCGCTGAACGAGACGAACTGCCTGAACAACGGCTCCCCCATTTCGGCCCGGTAATAGTCGGTCGCCGTGAACGGGATAAGCGCCGATTGGCTGTCGATGGGTGAAAAATGGGCGGCCAGTTCCTTCTTCGCCTTTTCCGCGGCCGCTGCTGCGGCTTCGGCGAAGATCAGCCCGCAGAACAGTTTGACTTTATTGAATTCGCTGATGCGCCCCATGCTGCAAAACCGGCCAGCCGTTCAACCTGCTGGCTTTAACCTCGCTCAGCGCTGCCATGGCAAAATGTAAAAGCAATCGTTGATGAAGGCGGCGACGCGCTCCCTGCCCGGAGACGGCTGGTAAACGGCTCCGGCCAGCGCCACCTGGCAATTTTTGAAGTTCCGCTCTTCGTCCAGCTTCAGCAGCTCGCCGTTGAAGGTGGTGAAAAACTGCTCGTCGGCGTCGGTGCAGTCGACGATCGAATTCAGGTCGCGGCGTGAAGTGATTTTTTCCCTGGCAAAAGGCGCCAGGCGGACGATTTCCAGGTTGGTCTCGCTAAAATACATGAACTTGCTCCTTTCGCTTAAAAAATAGATGACGCTGGCATCGGGATTGCAGCCGACGGCCAATATGCCGCTGCCGAGCTTTTTGTAGAGCAGGGTATGGTAGTTGAAAAGGTAAAGGTTCTTTTCCTTGTCGCGGGTGAGGAACAGGATCTCGTTCTTGCCGGGATTGAAGTTGACGATGTCCAACTCGCTGTAATATTTCTCGCCCAGGAACATGGTCTCATCCATTTTGGTCGTTTTGTTGCCCGCCGGATCGTAGATCAACCCCTGGAAGGCATTCTTCAAATCGGAAAAATAGATGATGAACGGCCCGGGTTCGGCGCCGAAAATTATTTCCACCTCTTCGGAAGCGGTGAGATCGATGTTGCGGCCTTTCTCGATGAGCGTGGCGACTTCCCGGTTTTCCTCGGCGGCATCGGCCACGGCCAGGTACTGCTGGATTTGTTGGATCGGTACCCGGCGCAGCAGCTCGCGGCCCCTGACTTCGGTGCAGCTTTTATTCGCATAGTTGTAGCGGTACACTTGGAAGGGAAAATTCGGATAGACGGCGATTTTTCGCCCGTTGGCGCTCAAGGTGGTGAATGGCGAAACGAACGCCTGCTCGGCCATGCCGCCGTCGGTGATGTAGGCATCGCTCGCCTGAGCGTTGAAAGCCACGATGATGCTGGGCATTTTCAATGCATAGCCGAACACCGGCTGCAGGGAAAAGTCCTTGCCGGTGTCGATAAGCGTGTAGATGAACACCTTTTCGTTTTCGACCGCGCTGGTGGAAAAAATGATTTTTTCGAGATTGGCGGAGGCGACTATGTCCTGAATCGTGCCTTCGTACTCGAAGGTCCTGATCACTTTCTGGGAAAGCGCATCCACGACCAGCAGCTTCTCCTTTTCACCGCTCTCCATGACGCCGGCGATGAGGACCCGGTTGTCCCTCAGCCACTGAATCTTCTTGCCCTCGAAAAAGGTCAAGAAGGGATAGACCGGAAATTCCAGCGCCGCGGGAAATTCCGCTTTCAGCTCTTCCTGTTTTTTGCCGCTGAGGATCGTCCGCTCGATCCAGTTCTGCACGTTGGCGTCTTTTTTCTTGAGGTGGTACAACCCCAGCAGCCGGTTGATGCGCGGCTCCCATTGGTTTTGGGAAAACACTTCGTAAAGGTACTTTTCAGCGTCGCTGTCCTTGAGCTGGATCAGGACCTCGGCGAACGACAGCCCATACTCGGGGTTGTAATAATTGAACTTCAGTTTTTCAAGTATTTTCTTGGCTTTTTTCAACTCGCCGGTCTTCATGAAATACTGCGCCTGCAGCAGCTGGGCTTCCTTGGATTCGGGCTTGGCCTTGAGCGCCCGCTCCAGGTACGGATAGAGCTGGGCCCAGTCGTTCAGTTGATAATAAGCCCGGGCGCTCTGCAGGGCAAAATAGTAATTCGTCGGCGCCTGCTCGGATTCGGGCTGGATCAGCTCGACCGCCGCTTGCGCCTGGCCGGTCTGCAGGTACAACTCGCCCAGCAGCAGCTTGTACTCGGCCAGTTTTGAGAACTGTACGCCCTTGTTGAAATTGGCCTCGGCGGCCGGGTAATTCCTCCGTTTCAGGTACTCATTGCCCAGGCACAAATAAGCCGGCGCATAGCTTGCGTTCATGCGGGTTATTTTCAGCAGGTTTTCTATGGCCAGGGAATTCTTCAGGTCGGAGACGGCCAGGCTGACCCCGGTCAAGGCCTCCAGGGAGCGGTGGTCGCTCTCGAGGTAATAGCTGAACACTTTCGTGGCTTCCCATTTTTCGTTTTTCAGCAACAGGGCGAAGCCCTTTTTGACCGTCGGCTTGGGATCGGAACGAAAGTGTGCTTCCAGATATTTGTTCGCCAGCTCCATGTCGTCGATCAGGTAATAGGCGATGGCCCGGGAAAAATCATCGATCTTGGCGGCGGAAAAAACCGGGACAATGGCCAGCGTCAAACA includes:
- a CDS encoding transglycosylase SLT domain-containing protein, which translates into the protein MTTNYPIKRCAILLLSLLVISVSGLLVGFHQSNRNYERSLAHIRYLQAGLGDLHGQVVQMDEEARLNEQRYARIDFLEYQNTIFQKKFPDFSQIVNTTYNKSKLFGFHPNLIMAVMQVESGYNPLALSAVGAYGLMQVHYAVWKDELRIDKNRIFDIDYNIGLGLKILKQYYDLSNGDIRRALFLYNNGYKYQNTGYLAKVNNSLYSQDPEIAKRIGVSQ
- a CDS encoding DUF4416 family protein, with protein sequence MGRISEFNKVKLFCGLIFAEAAAAAAEKAKKELAAHFSPIDSQSALIPFTATDYYRAEMGEPLFRQFVSFSGLQDPERLPEIKFFTNRLEEKFLNAGKRTLNLDPGYLSDANVIIATSKNHFHRVPLRGGIYAHLEYVLKNKQFEFLPWTYSDFKQPEYLAFFRQLFILFRQNSHGRAK
- a CDS encoding tetratricopeptide repeat protein — protein: MKKAAIGLCLTLAIVPVFSAAKIDDFSRAIAYYLIDDMELANKYLEAHFRSDPKPTVKKGFALLLKNEKWEATKVFSYYLESDHRSLEALTGVSLAVSDLKNSLAIENLLKITRMNASYAPAYLCLGNEYLKRRNYPAAEANFNKGVQFSKLAEYKLLLGELYLQTGQAQAAVELIQPESEQAPTNYYFALQSARAYYQLNDWAQLYPYLERALKAKPESKEAQLLQAQYFMKTGELKKAKKILEKLKFNYYNPEYGLSFAEVLIQLKDSDAEKYLYEVFSQNQWEPRINRLLGLYHLKKKDANVQNWIERTILSGKKQEELKAEFPAALEFPVYPFLTFFEGKKIQWLRDNRVLIAGVMESGEKEKLLVVDALSQKVIRTFEYEGTIQDIVASANLEKIIFSTSAVENEKVFIYTLIDTGKDFSLQPVFGYALKMPSIIVAFNAQASDAYITDGGMAEQAFVSPFTTLSANGRKIAVYPNFPFQVYRYNYANKSCTEVRGRELLRRVPIQQIQQYLAVADAAEENREVATLIEKGRNIDLTASEEVEIIFGAEPGPFIIYFSDLKNAFQGLIYDPAGNKTTKMDETMFLGEKYYSELDIVNFNPGKNEILFLTRDKEKNLYLFNYHTLLYKKLGSGILAVGCNPDASVIYFLSERSKFMYFSETNLEIVRLAPFAREKITSRRDLNSIVDCTDADEQFFTTFNGELLKLDEERNFKNCQVALAGAVYQPSPGRERVAAFINDCFYILPWQR